A genomic segment from Bufo bufo chromosome 8, aBufBuf1.1, whole genome shotgun sequence encodes:
- the LOC120977621 gene encoding orexigenic neuropeptide QRFP — protein sequence MRGAQGVSLLLLLVSGYSWSLQDVMEDQVPLERIRFWQLLPDRDADLSGPLLQLGGPRDKKSIDPTSLFSVAKELQGFGKERAGFRFRFGRREEENEMEKSEPELEERSAATALGSLAEELNGYNRKKGGFSFRFGRR from the coding sequence ATGCGGGGTGCACAGGGCGTTTCCCTCCTGCTTCTCCTAGTTTCGGGGTACAGCTGGAGCCTGCAGGATGTCATGGAGGACCAGGTCCCTCTGGAGAGAATCCGCTTCTGGCAGCTCCTTCCTGACAGGGATGCAGATCTTTCGGGGCCCCTCCTACAGCTTGGGGGCCCCAGAGATAAGAAATCCATAGACCCGACGTCACTGTTCAGCGTGGCCAAGGAGCTTCAAGGCTTCGGGAAGGAGAGGGCCGGATTCCGCTTCAGATtcggaaggagagaggaggagaacgAGATGGAAAAATCGGAGCCAGAACTGGAGGAGCGCAGCGCCGCCACCGCCCTGGGGTCACTGGCCGAGGAACTGAACGGGTACAACCGAAAGAAAGGCGGCTTCAGCTTCAGATTCGGGAGGCGATAG